In one window of Larus michahellis chromosome 10, bLarMic1.1, whole genome shotgun sequence DNA:
- the PDE12 gene encoding 2',5'-phosphodiesterase 12, whose translation MWRRLRSALRRLRRSPAALLAGGGRPPAAAAAAAMERAVVRCVPSEPKLSLRFVLPDGSARHMQRDQAEPLGRALARIATNAAKGPAKAAKKSKKARAEGSPAGEAAVAAPAVRLFSRDGEAVAEEVPNAAAWQDGAVLQIGEAQYRVERNPPALTELRLPRSLLAGFPVCPKVSAEFAAPQHCLFRWYREQRPAGGGGETAGGDGPAWVEAPGGERVFTPSNAMVGLRLKLRCTPGDGAQRYGPPREVESSGPVEAGPGACTFDSRHLYTKKVCGQGSIRAVSYNILADTYAQTEFSRTVLYPYCAPYALELDYRQNLLKKELAGYSADLLCLQEVDKSVFVDSLAPALDAFGLEGLFKIKEKQHEGLATFYRRDKFSLLSRHDIAFSEALLSDPLHKELRDKLAQYPLVQEKVLQRSSVLQVSVLQSATDPSRKVCVANTHLYWHPKGGNIRLIQIAVALSHIKHIACDLYPSIPVIFCGDFNSTPSSGTYSFINSGVIAEDHEDWVSSGEEERCNMPLSHPFKLLSACGEPAYTNYVGGFHGCLDYIFIDKNALEVEQVIPLPSHEEVTTHQALPSVSHPSDHIALICDLKWK comes from the exons ATGTGGCGCCGGCTGCGCTCCGCCCTCCGGAGGCTCCGCCGCTCTCCCGCCGCCCTCCTCGCCGgtggcggccgcccgcccgccgctgctgccgccgccgccatggagCGGGCCGTGGTGCGGTGCGTGCCCTCCGAGCCTAAACTGAGCCTGCGGTTCGTGCTCCCCGACGGCAGCGCCAGGCACATGCAGCGGGACCAGGCGGAGCCGCTGGGCCGGGCGCTGGCCCGCATCGCCACCAACGCTGCCAAGGGCCCCGCCAAGGCGGCCAAGAAGAGCAAGAAGGCGCGGGCGGAGGGCAGCCCGGCGGGGGAAGCGGCAGTGGCGGCGCCGGCCGTGCGGCTCTTCTCCCGCGATGGGGAGGCGGTGGCCGAGGAGGTGCCCAACGCGGCGGCCTGGCAGGACGGGGCCGTGCTGCAGATCGGCGAGGCGCAGTACCGCGTGGAGCGCAACCCGCCGGCCCTCACCGAGCTGCGGCTGCCGCGCTCGCTGCTGGCCGGCTTCCCCGTCTGCCCCAAGGTGAGCGCCGAGTTCGCGGCCCCGCAGCACTGCCTCTTCCGATGGTACCGCGAGCAGcggcccgccggcggcggcggggagacgGCGGGCGGCGACGGCCCGGCCTGGGTGGAGGCGCCCGGGGGCGAGCGGGTCTTCACGCCCAGCAACGCCATGGTGGGGCTGCGGCTGAAGCTGCGGTGCACGCCCGGGGACGGGGCGCAGCGCTACGGGCCGCCCCGGGAGGTGGAGAGCAGCGGCCCGGTGGAGGCCGGCCCCGGCGCCTGCACCTTCGACTCCCGGCACCTCTACACCAAGAAGGTCTGCGGGCAGGGCTCCATCCGCGCCGTCTCCTACAACATCCTGGCCGACACCTACGCCCAGACCGAGTTCTCCCGCACCGTGCTCTACCCCTACTGCGCCCCGTACGCCCTGGAGCTCGACTACCGGCAGAACCTGCTGAAGAAGGAGCTGGCAGGCTACAGCGCTGACCTCCTCTGCCTGCAAGAAGTGGATAAGTCCGTCTTCGTGGACAGCTTGGCTCCAGCCCTAGATGCTTTTGGACTTGAAGGGCTCTTCAAGATTAAGGAGAAGCAGCACGAAGGCCTGGCCACCTTCTACCGCAGGGACAAGTTTAGCCTCCTTAGCCGGCATGACATAGCTTTCAGCGAAGCCCTGCTTTCCGACCCGCTGCACAAGGAGTTGCGTGATAAGCTGGCCCAGTACCCCTTGGTGCAGGAGAAGGTGCTGCAGAGGTCATCAGTGTTGCAG GTTTCAGTTCTTCAGTCTGCAACTGATCCTTCCAGGAAGGTTTGTGTAGCTAATACCCACCTCTACTGGCACCCAAAAG GTGGGAACATCCGTCTCATCCAAATCGCTGTAGCCTTGTCTCACATCAAGCACATAGCATGTGACTTGTATCCCAGTATACCAGTCATATTCTGTGGAGATTTTAATAGTACCCCATCTTCTGGAACTTACAGTTTTATTAACAGTGGTGTCATTGCTGAAGATCATGAAGACTGGGTCTCGAGTGGTGAAGAAGAAAGGTGCAATATGCCTCTAAGCCATCCTTTCAAACTGCTAAGTGCTTGCGGAGAACCTGCTTATACAAACTATGTTGGTGGGTTTCACGGATGTCTGGACTACATCTTCATTGACAAAAATGCTCTAGAGGTTGAACAGGTCATTCCGTTGCCAAGTCATGAAGAAGTAACAACCCATCAGGCCTTGCCAAGTGTTTCACATCCTTCTGATCATATAGCACTAATATGTGACTTGAAGTGGAAGTAG
- the ARF4 gene encoding ADP-ribosylation factor 4, with translation MGLTISSLFSRLFGKKQMRILMVGLDAAGKTTILYKLKLGEIVTTIPTIGFNVETVEYKNICFTVWDVGGQDKIRPLWRHYFQNTQGLIFVVDSNDRERIQEAAEELQKMLQEDELRDAVLLLFANKQDLPNAMAISEMTDKLGLQSLRNRTWYVQATCATQGTGLYEGLDWLSNELSKR, from the exons ATGGGCCTCACCATCTCCTCGCTCTTCTCACGCCTCTTCGGCAAGAAGCAGATGCGCATCCTCATGG TTGGTTTGGATGCTGCTGGTAAGACGACTATTCTTTATAAACTGAAACTAGGAGAAATTGTCACCACAATTCCCACTATTG GTTTTAATGTGGAAACGGTAGAATATAAAAACATCTGTTTCACAGTTTGGGATGTTGGTGGTCAAGATAAAATTAGACCCCTTTGGAGGCATTATTTCCAAAACACACAG GGCCTCATTTTTGTGGTAGACAGCAATGACAGAGAGAGAATccaggaagcagcagaagagctgcagaaaatg CTTCAGGAGGATGAGCTGCGAGATGCAGTGCTGCTtctgtttgcaaacaaacaaGATCTGCCAAATGCCATGGCAATCAGTGAAATGACAGATAAACTAGGTCTTCAGTCTCTGCGTAACAGAACT TGGTATGTCCAGGCTACCTGTGCTACGCAAGGAACTGGTCTGTACGAGGGACTTGACTGGCTGTCAAATGAACTCTCAAAACGCTAA